Proteins encoded in a region of the Bacillus clarus genome:
- a CDS encoding CRISPR-associated helicase/endonuclease Cas3 produces the protein MITIFLAKSDPEETLREHTDELRLRYDILRESYGYYFDDRIWELLRYAVDYHDVGKAHKPFQLKIRRALGEDVVLKKYLEVPHNYLSPFLLPEVVFSFPKKDYQALIQAIAFHHERNIQPNDELIKKALSEDLWPNLNEINSHLDIQGVNLKTRYNRIFSQLRKRIKYSDNKAHYVDYVILKGLLHRLDHAASAHADIEIDAKQNFKQLVDKGFAKIATEKSLPVEEVYRDLQKHAHEYRKKNLIIVAQTGMGKTEAALLWASDSKTFFTLPLKVSINALFTRVYDKMNYKNVGLLHSSSTDYLTESREEEWEVISEQSHHFSSKLLFTTIDQILKFPFLYRGYEKELATMAYSSLVIDEIQAYDPKIAAVLIRALEMIYLVGGRFLLMTATLPSIYLETLQESEIIPKDAFRVDTFIDDTVIRHCIDIKEKSIIDDVEQIINLGRSKKVLVIANTVKRAMELYSMIKKQTTHVHVFHSMYIQKHRAMIERELIHFDENREAIGIWVTTQLVEASIDIDFDVLFTEAATLDSLCQRFGRCYRRRQYEYEQPNVFIYTTNVSGAKYVYDEEILKRSIELLRPFNQKILLESQKIELVSQLYKRDYLKGTEFLKTFESALEQLKTFDDYTLSSNDAQKLLRDIQAELVIPRNVYDENVHLFEKLEQAEKQDRTKLHREITKLTVSLRKTLTMRNTSRLPHKGGKKNGKKYDLLPWIQILDLDYEFNENSKTGSGVLLDKKTENFI, from the coding sequence GTGATTACAATATTTTTAGCAAAATCTGATCCAGAGGAAACATTACGTGAACATACAGATGAGTTACGCTTGCGATATGATATTTTAAGAGAATCTTATGGATATTATTTTGATGATCGTATTTGGGAATTACTACGTTATGCAGTAGACTACCATGATGTTGGGAAAGCCCATAAACCATTTCAATTAAAAATAAGACGTGCGCTTGGTGAAGATGTAGTACTGAAAAAATATTTGGAAGTACCACACAACTACTTATCTCCTTTTCTATTACCAGAAGTCGTTTTTTCATTCCCCAAAAAAGACTATCAGGCTCTTATTCAAGCAATTGCGTTTCATCACGAAAGGAATATTCAGCCAAACGATGAGTTGATTAAAAAAGCTCTATCTGAGGATCTTTGGCCAAATTTGAATGAAATTAATAGCCATTTAGACATCCAAGGTGTAAATTTAAAAACCCGATATAACCGCATATTTTCACAATTACGTAAGCGAATTAAGTACAGTGATAATAAAGCGCATTATGTAGACTATGTAATCTTAAAAGGATTACTGCATCGATTGGATCATGCAGCTTCTGCACATGCTGATATTGAAATTGATGCTAAACAGAATTTCAAGCAACTTGTTGACAAAGGATTTGCAAAAATCGCTACCGAGAAGAGCCTACCAGTCGAAGAAGTGTATCGTGATTTACAAAAGCATGCACACGAATACCGTAAGAAAAATTTAATTATTGTAGCACAAACAGGTATGGGAAAAACAGAAGCCGCTCTCCTTTGGGCAAGTGATAGTAAAACCTTTTTCACTTTGCCACTAAAGGTAAGTATTAATGCTTTATTTACTAGGGTATACGATAAGATGAACTATAAAAATGTTGGTTTACTCCACTCTTCATCTACGGATTACCTAACAGAAAGTCGTGAGGAAGAATGGGAAGTTATTTCTGAACAATCTCACCATTTTTCAAGTAAATTATTATTCACAACCATTGATCAAATATTAAAATTCCCTTTCCTTTATCGAGGATATGAGAAAGAATTAGCAACAATGGCATATTCTTCACTGGTTATTGATGAAATTCAGGCTTACGATCCAAAAATTGCTGCCGTTTTAATTCGTGCATTAGAAATGATTTATTTAGTGGGTGGACGATTTTTATTAATGACCGCGACGCTACCTAGTATTTATTTAGAAACTTTGCAAGAAAGTGAAATTATTCCAAAAGATGCCTTCCGAGTAGATACATTTATTGACGACACAGTTATACGTCATTGCATTGATATTAAAGAAAAATCAATTATTGATGATGTTGAACAAATTATTAATCTAGGTAGAAGTAAGAAAGTATTAGTTATAGCTAACACAGTTAAACGGGCAATGGAATTATACAGCATGATTAAAAAACAGACTACGCATGTACACGTTTTTCATTCTATGTATATTCAAAAGCATCGTGCCATGATTGAAAGAGAGCTAATTCATTTTGATGAAAATAGAGAAGCAATAGGAATTTGGGTTACAACACAGCTTGTAGAAGCATCCATCGATATTGATTTTGACGTGCTATTTACCGAAGCTGCAACATTGGATAGCTTATGTCAACGTTTTGGACGTTGTTATCGTAGACGTCAATATGAATACGAACAGCCTAATGTATTCATATATACTACTAATGTGAGCGGTGCGAAATATGTGTATGATGAAGAAATCTTAAAAAGATCGATAGAATTGTTACGTCCTTTTAATCAAAAAATTTTACTAGAATCCCAAAAAATAGAGTTAGTAAGTCAACTATACAAACGTGATTATTTAAAAGGAACGGAATTTCTAAAAACGTTTGAAAGTGCGTTAGAACAATTAAAAACGTTTGATGATTATACCCTATCATCTAATGATGCTCAGAAGCTACTACGGGATATCCAAGCTGAACTTGTGATTCCCAGAAATGTTTATGATGAAAATGTACATTTATTTGAAAAACTTGAACAAGCAGAGAAACAAGACCGTACGAAATTGCATCGTGAAATTACTAAGCTTACTGTGAGTTTAAGGAAAACCTTAACTATGAGAAACACATCAAGATTACCGCATAAGGGAGGCAAAAAGAACGGAAAAAAATATGATTTATTACCATGGATTCAAATTTTAGATTTAGACTATGAATTCAATGAAAATTCAAAGACAGGTTCAGGTGTACTGTTAGATAAAAAAACAGAAAATTTTATTTAA
- the cas6 gene encoding CRISPR-associated endoribonuclease Cas6, translating into MRLNIKLHTDRFPLSYRMMMVSFIKETLKLSDPAYFQQIYHSSKANRPFSFGVYVHDYELDKTGFDVKGYVGLTVASPDPQFMLHFYNGLMNIEKFQYKDFSFIRTKVKMVNSTTIERDHVYFKTLSPLLVRDKQSNPVLIHGEAFEKELNYISNAVLEDFRGYGLRTPLIFTNKNMKKVVVKEKIHSNDETLFFTGYHGVFALQGDVDDLKIMSEIGLGFRSSQGFGAVEVI; encoded by the coding sequence GTGAGATTAAATATTAAATTGCACACTGATCGTTTTCCGCTTTCTTACAGAATGATGATGGTTAGTTTTATAAAAGAAACATTGAAATTATCTGATCCTGCATACTTTCAACAAATTTATCATTCAAGTAAAGCAAATCGTCCATTTTCTTTTGGAGTATATGTACATGATTACGAGCTTGATAAAACAGGATTTGACGTCAAAGGTTATGTCGGGCTGACAGTAGCATCTCCTGACCCTCAATTTATGCTGCATTTCTATAACGGGCTTATGAACATAGAAAAGTTTCAGTATAAAGATTTCAGTTTCATTCGAACGAAGGTAAAAATGGTAAATAGCACTACTATTGAAAGAGATCATGTATATTTCAAGACTTTATCTCCTTTACTAGTGCGGGACAAGCAATCAAATCCTGTACTAATTCATGGAGAAGCATTTGAAAAAGAACTAAATTATATTTCTAATGCAGTTCTAGAAGATTTTCGTGGTTACGGTCTCAGAACCCCCCTTATATTTACAAATAAAAATATGAAAAAAGTAGTAGTGAAGGAAAAAATTCATAGTAATGATGAAACTTTATTTTTCACTGGGTATCATGGAGTATTTGCCTTACAAGGAGACGTAGACGACTTGAAGATAATGTCAGAAATCGGACTAGGCTTTAGATCCAGTCAAGGATTTGGCGCTGTGGAGGTGATTTAA
- the cas7i gene encoding type I-B CRISPR-associated protein Cas7/Cst2/DevR — translation MNNKSFTLTFIFKASSLNYGEGTANISELKKFHRGNGEVYSFASRQAIRYDIVRLGNQLFNWNLNVVDKSKGVVQFKEDCNITDSVEMDLFGYMKTKAKEGAAKRSAVVRLSHAVSLEPYHSDLEFLNNMGLSSRINEAPNLATLEQHESLYTYTLTIDLSRVGIDGSIELSEEEKANRVKQLIEITKYLNREIRGRQENLAPLFVIGGVYPIANPFFLGRIALQNFNPGLLNIKQLESVLKQTVLGYNIRGCTKIGLVDGTFVNEDEISQLTETVSIEDFYQHLIDEVDQYYKVLV, via the coding sequence ATGAACAATAAGTCTTTTACATTAACATTTATTTTTAAAGCAAGCTCATTAAATTACGGTGAAGGAACAGCGAATATTTCTGAGCTAAAAAAATTCCATCGTGGTAATGGTGAAGTGTATTCCTTTGCTTCTCGTCAAGCAATTCGATATGATATTGTTCGTTTAGGAAACCAACTGTTCAATTGGAATTTAAACGTGGTGGATAAAAGCAAAGGGGTTGTACAGTTTAAAGAAGATTGTAATATTACAGACTCTGTTGAAATGGATTTATTCGGTTACATGAAGACGAAAGCGAAGGAAGGTGCTGCTAAACGCTCAGCCGTTGTTCGCTTAAGTCATGCTGTTTCGTTAGAACCATACCACAGTGACCTTGAATTTTTAAATAATATGGGATTATCATCTCGTATTAATGAAGCCCCTAATTTGGCTACATTAGAACAACATGAAAGCTTATACACATATACTTTGACAATTGATTTATCCCGCGTTGGAATAGATGGCTCAATTGAATTATCAGAAGAAGAAAAAGCGAATCGTGTAAAACAGCTAATTGAGATTACAAAATATTTAAACCGTGAAATTCGTGGTCGTCAAGAAAACTTGGCTCCATTATTTGTAATTGGTGGAGTTTATCCAATCGCAAATCCATTTTTCTTGGGGCGTATTGCTCTTCAAAACTTTAATCCAGGGTTATTAAATATAAAACAACTGGAATCGGTGCTTAAACAAACTGTGTTAGGATACAATATACGCGGATGTACAAAAATTGGTTTAGTAGATGGAACGTTTGTGAATGAAGATGAGATTTCCCAGCTTACAGAAACAGTATCTATTGAAGACTTCTATCAACATCTGATTGACGAAGTTGATCAATATTATAAGGTATTAGTATGA
- the cas4 gene encoding CRISPR-associated protein Cas4, with product MKGTYIHYYFVCHRKLWLFVHQIQLEKESTRVIEGKILHDFAYQRMEHRELDIENSGKIDGIQDDYVREIKLTSKMKEADQWQLLYYLSELKKRGVTKKGLLSYTKEKRTEEIVLTEGEEQELENIQKRIHAIILKEFPPKIDKKTYCPSCAYYDFCFSGEADRC from the coding sequence ATGAAAGGAACTTACATTCATTACTATTTTGTTTGCCATCGAAAGCTCTGGTTATTTGTGCATCAAATTCAACTAGAAAAAGAAAGTACGCGGGTTATAGAAGGGAAGATTCTTCATGATTTCGCTTATCAACGTATGGAACATCGGGAACTGGACATTGAAAATTCCGGTAAAATTGATGGCATTCAAGATGATTATGTCCGTGAAATTAAGTTGACAAGTAAAATGAAAGAAGCGGATCAGTGGCAGCTCCTGTACTATTTGTCAGAACTGAAAAAGCGTGGTGTTACAAAGAAAGGTTTGTTAAGTTACACAAAAGAAAAAAGAACCGAAGAAATTGTGTTAACAGAAGGCGAAGAACAAGAACTTGAAAACATTCAAAAACGTATTCACGCTATTATACTGAAGGAATTCCCTCCTAAGATTGATAAGAAAACTTATTGTCCATCATGTGCATATTATGACTTTTGTTTTTCAGGGGAGGCAGACCGATGTTAA
- the cas8a1 gene encoding type I-B CRISPR-associated protein Cas8b1/Cst1, with amino-acid sequence MLLTKEAIPLPAGEWAIDQGLVGYYRILKHAGIKVQVTDEGILFDPEHLKDFEQHYFNFFLNRYSVAKRDEQIIRREFSNFRRESELKDNTGTKGKIQLAKKLLDETIKRTVIEKVEKKFEDTIIKKRLVEFAHKIRNQKAYILEMEEWIEQYLEALAEPSIDHKLTLNYFKAKVLGTYFGQVSFLNVLHTAKTIEEQKVIFRKDYIESLLVDLELQQVISQAQSSDEIMNYLKLSTHESAKHLRTKFKKNTIEQIREYISNSVNHCNFFDSQWAFEQYSESHFSPLSMSAPKALNFYWGANGVLAIPISKLAKLILFCAPAGASIVGDKSLFVQREGRFEQVIQANNIYEIGRSKEKAFDEILFDLIAEQQTKAHQTQQNYLILEYSSEYNAKKTDLQYLHLTSGLCSLFNSDTCAKWFGHLKYKLRSQIVHSFLRYQDPKSIIHHHLRIKLKEGHFANEIVYACLLRYYFIFLVKGEGTLETNLSIGRKRIWSAFYAGVEIRKAMEEGKIRSIAYRLLNAVRANDKKMFLDTVMRLYMSVEKPLPPVFINVLDESQIDFATIADSFIAGLISKEGEKGDEQ; translated from the coding sequence ATGTTACTTACAAAAGAAGCAATTCCTTTACCAGCCGGAGAGTGGGCTATAGATCAAGGATTAGTCGGATACTATCGTATTTTAAAACATGCTGGAATTAAAGTGCAGGTTACTGATGAAGGAATTTTGTTTGATCCTGAGCATTTAAAAGATTTTGAGCAGCACTATTTTAACTTTTTTTTAAATCGGTACAGCGTGGCCAAACGCGATGAACAAATCATCAGAAGAGAATTTTCAAATTTCAGAAGAGAAAGTGAATTGAAAGACAATACAGGTACAAAAGGAAAAATACAGCTAGCTAAAAAACTCCTCGATGAAACAATCAAAAGAACAGTCATTGAAAAAGTAGAAAAGAAATTTGAAGACACTATCATAAAAAAAAGACTAGTAGAGTTTGCTCATAAAATACGAAATCAAAAAGCATATATTTTAGAAATGGAAGAATGGATAGAGCAATATCTGGAGGCTTTGGCAGAACCAAGCATTGATCATAAGTTAACATTAAATTATTTTAAAGCAAAAGTTTTAGGAACCTATTTTGGACAAGTCAGTTTCTTAAACGTATTACACACTGCAAAAACAATTGAAGAACAGAAAGTAATTTTTAGAAAAGACTATATTGAGAGCTTACTTGTCGATTTAGAATTGCAACAAGTTATTTCACAAGCACAGTCTTCTGATGAAATTATGAACTATCTTAAATTAAGCACACATGAATCAGCAAAGCACTTAAGAACGAAATTCAAAAAAAATACAATTGAACAAATAAGGGAATACATATCAAATTCGGTGAATCATTGTAATTTTTTTGATTCACAATGGGCGTTTGAACAATATTCTGAATCGCATTTTTCGCCATTATCCATGAGTGCACCGAAAGCGCTTAACTTTTACTGGGGTGCCAACGGTGTGTTAGCTATCCCTATAAGTAAGCTAGCAAAATTGATTTTATTCTGTGCACCTGCTGGAGCTTCCATTGTTGGAGACAAATCCTTATTTGTTCAACGAGAAGGCAGATTCGAACAAGTTATTCAAGCAAATAATATATATGAAATTGGTCGCAGTAAAGAAAAAGCATTTGATGAAATCCTTTTTGACTTAATTGCTGAACAACAAACAAAGGCGCATCAAACTCAGCAAAACTATTTAATTTTAGAGTACTCATCGGAGTATAATGCGAAAAAAACAGATTTGCAGTATCTGCATTTAACATCAGGACTATGTTCGCTATTTAATTCTGATACTTGTGCAAAGTGGTTCGGGCATTTGAAGTATAAGCTTAGGAGTCAAATCGTACATTCATTTTTACGCTATCAAGATCCGAAATCTATAATTCATCATCATTTACGGATTAAGTTGAAAGAAGGGCACTTTGCAAATGAAATTGTCTATGCTTGTCTATTGCGATACTACTTTATTTTTTTGGTGAAAGGAGAGGGAACGTTGGAAACTAACTTAAGCATTGGAAGAAAGAGAATTTGGAGTGCTTTTTATGCTGGTGTAGAAATAAGGAAAGCGATGGAAGAAGGAAAAATTCGTTCTATCGCTTACCGATTATTAAATGCGGTCCGTGCTAATGACAAAAAAATGTTTTTAGACACAGTGATGCGCCTGTATATGTCGGTAGAAAAGCCGCTTCCACCAGTGTTTATAAATGTATTGGATGAATCACAAATTGACTTTGCTACTATTGCTGATTCATTCATTGCAGGCTTAATTTCAAAAGAGGGGGAAAAGGGAGATGAACAATAA
- a CDS encoding helix-turn-helix transcriptional regulator gives MSKVSNSLRILLLLSKNRKMSGEQLASMLELSGRSVRKHINDLLMAGFMIHTIRGRNGGYFLETNPLWNSFLEQKELDKLTELVRKQLTLNPNDKVVQQLEEKLKQLSNQNDTVITSSYSVNTDFSHITFIKQQLKYCLEEQLQAVITYYSASSGLTTRTIHIYHFIQHNEHEYCIAYCEKKKCFLTFKLNRIERITISHQTFNKDASFSLKQFLGTNSLFNDPYNIELLVKKDIYIWFRDTKWAANQVIKEYNEDYLFTGTMYGLPVIKQFILRFGASVSVLSPKELREEIEREIQKMQKNNFISSL, from the coding sequence ATGTCAAAGGTCTCAAACTCCCTTCGTATTCTTTTATTGCTTTCAAAAAATAGAAAGATGTCAGGGGAGCAATTAGCAAGTATGCTAGAACTGAGTGGAAGAAGTGTTCGCAAGCATATTAATGATTTGTTAATGGCGGGTTTTATGATACATACGATCAGAGGACGAAACGGTGGTTATTTCTTAGAAACAAACCCTCTTTGGAACAGCTTTTTAGAGCAAAAAGAATTAGATAAGTTGACTGAACTAGTTCGTAAGCAACTAACACTTAATCCAAATGATAAAGTTGTCCAACAATTAGAAGAAAAACTAAAACAATTATCAAATCAAAATGACACTGTTATAACATCAAGTTATAGCGTTAACACAGATTTTTCCCACATCACATTTATTAAACAACAATTGAAATACTGTTTGGAAGAACAACTACAAGCAGTTATTACTTACTACTCTGCCTCTTCAGGTCTTACAACAAGAACAATTCATATTTATCATTTCATCCAACATAACGAACACGAATATTGCATTGCTTACTGCGAGAAAAAGAAATGTTTCTTAACTTTTAAGTTGAATCGCATTGAGAGAATTACAATATCTCATCAAACATTTAATAAAGATGCTTCTTTCTCACTCAAACAATTCCTTGGTACAAATAGCTTATTTAATGACCCTTATAATATTGAATTACTGGTAAAAAAAGATATATATATATGGTTTCGTGATACAAAATGGGCAGCGAACCAAGTAATAAAAGAGTACAATGAAGATTATTTATTTACAGGTACAATGTATGGATTACCTGTTATTAAACAATTTATTCTACGTTTTGGAGCTAGCGTCAGTGTTTTAAGCCCCAAAGAGCTACGTGAAGAGATCGAAAGAGAAATTCAAAAAATGCAAAAAAATAATTTTATCTCTTCTCTATAG
- the cas2 gene encoding CRISPR-associated endonuclease Cas2 gives MYVIITYDIGEKRVGKVCKKLKQYLNWVQNSVFEGEISKAQLLKCLSELDCIIISTEDSVYLYEINNPRNIRKKVFGIEKSYEELFL, from the coding sequence ATGTACGTTATTATTACTTATGATATTGGAGAAAAACGAGTAGGGAAAGTGTGTAAGAAACTGAAACAATACTTAAACTGGGTACAAAACTCTGTATTTGAAGGAGAGATATCCAAAGCGCAACTACTTAAGTGTTTATCTGAATTAGATTGTATAATAATATCAACAGAGGATTCTGTTTATTTATATGAAATTAATAACCCACGCAACATAAGGAAAAAAGTATTTGGGATTGAAAAAAGCTATGAAGAGCTATTTCTTTAA
- the cas5b gene encoding type I-B CRISPR-associated protein Cas5b has protein sequence MKTIRLRLFQETVCYTKPFANKVGETYPLPPYSTVKGMIHQLLNANELLPLRFSVQGTYETKMIDYRKSYMVKKKSISMPIIFDGLAIEAPVQTNMTSIPLYTHMLFNVELIIHIKGEEDLLQRIYHAFIHSDTHLSLGRHEDLVRVDEVAFVELEECEEIHSKYAIYAPKHYYESDFPTGIPYRLNWTYKIVNGIREWTKIPVLYVDSNYHHGEDGKPLHTDGEYLVLWNE, from the coding sequence ATGAAAACAATTCGATTAAGGCTGTTTCAAGAAACAGTCTGTTATACAAAGCCATTCGCAAACAAAGTAGGAGAAACATATCCGCTTCCTCCTTATTCAACAGTCAAAGGAATGATACATCAGCTTTTGAATGCAAATGAATTATTACCTTTGCGCTTTTCAGTCCAAGGAACATATGAAACAAAGATGATAGACTATCGAAAAAGCTATATGGTTAAAAAGAAATCCATTTCTATGCCAATTATTTTTGATGGCTTAGCAATTGAAGCACCTGTACAGACGAATATGACTTCCATACCGCTTTACACACATATGCTTTTTAATGTAGAACTTATTATTCATATTAAAGGTGAAGAAGATTTACTACAGCGTATTTATCACGCTTTCATTCACTCAGATACTCATTTATCATTGGGTCGTCATGAAGATCTAGTACGTGTCGATGAAGTAGCATTTGTTGAATTAGAAGAATGTGAAGAAATTCATTCTAAGTATGCCATCTATGCACCCAAACATTATTATGAATCAGATTTCCCAACAGGTATTCCATACCGTTTAAATTGGACGTATAAGATTGTCAATGGTATACGAGAGTGGACAAAAATACCGGTTCTTTATGTGGATAGCAATTATCACCATGGAGAAGACGGAAAACCTCTTCATACAGACGGGGAATACCTTGTTCTTTGGAATGAATAA
- a CDS encoding DNA/RNA helicase domain-containing protein encodes MLDDYLIMRGKSNVKPINLVSLINAKRKLEPIVFKSYKEHFDIKIKEDELEDIDSLVYELLSIFESVRIVEGFYVGYKINQINREFDLLRFGENNIINIELKRENTGDRMKKQLLRNKYYLGFLGKEILQFTYVSSERKIYYLNEQEDFAEVEILFLVEQLKQQVLIEIENIHIYFEPSKYLVSPFNSTETFLESEYFLNEHQENIKNDILSSGAETGPCYIAIEGYAGTGKTLLTYDIAKAYIDKSKRVLIIHCGTLNDGQKKLIQNYNWEIAHIKEYEKYNVNEYELIIIDETQRIYTQQLEELIMEINKTNAKCIFSYDPNQCLASWEVERNIPGFLKEKISPKQYRLTEKIRINKELAAFIKNLFDLSKRSPEQNYSNISVQYFAEDSRVSNYINVLTNKGWKAINYTPGYRKRYPYQEYQNWNDESAHEVIGQEFDNVVVVMDSNFLYDEKNRLISRNYYYDNTKMLFQMVTRARKKLHIIIIDNEEVLEKCLSILQSKKSS; translated from the coding sequence GTGTTAGATGATTATCTTATTATGAGAGGAAAGAGTAACGTGAAACCTATAAATTTAGTATCTTTGATTAATGCAAAAAGAAAACTAGAACCTATCGTATTTAAATCATACAAAGAACATTTTGACATCAAAATTAAAGAGGATGAACTAGAAGATATAGATTCTTTGGTTTATGAACTACTTTCGATTTTTGAAAGTGTGAGAATCGTAGAAGGCTTTTATGTTGGATACAAAATTAATCAAATTAATAGAGAGTTTGATCTTTTACGTTTTGGAGAAAATAATATTATAAATATAGAATTGAAAAGGGAAAACACTGGGGATAGAATGAAAAAACAGCTTTTAAGAAATAAATATTATCTTGGATTTTTAGGAAAAGAGATTTTGCAATTTACTTATGTTTCCTCAGAAAGAAAGATTTATTACTTAAATGAACAGGAAGACTTTGCAGAGGTTGAAATTTTATTCTTAGTTGAACAACTAAAGCAACAAGTATTAATTGAAATTGAGAACATCCACATATATTTTGAGCCCTCTAAGTATCTCGTCTCTCCGTTTAATTCTACAGAGACTTTCTTAGAAAGTGAGTATTTTTTAAATGAGCATCAAGAGAACATTAAAAATGATATATTAAGTAGCGGTGCAGAAACAGGTCCTTGTTATATTGCAATTGAAGGATACGCCGGAACAGGAAAAACACTTCTAACTTATGATATTGCAAAAGCATATATAGATAAATCAAAAAGAGTTCTTATTATCCATTGTGGGACTTTAAATGACGGTCAAAAAAAGTTAATACAGAACTACAATTGGGAAATAGCACATATTAAAGAATATGAAAAATATAATGTAAATGAGTACGAGCTTATAATCATAGATGAAACTCAACGAATATATACACAGCAATTAGAGGAATTGATAATGGAGATTAATAAAACAAATGCAAAATGTATTTTTTCATATGACCCTAATCAATGCCTTGCTAGTTGGGAGGTTGAGAGAAATATTCCTGGATTTCTTAAAGAGAAAATTTCTCCTAAACAATATCGTTTAACAGAAAAAATTAGAATAAATAAGGAACTTGCAGCATTTATAAAAAATTTATTTGATTTATCAAAAAGAAGTCCAGAACAGAATTATTCTAATATTAGTGTGCAGTATTTTGCTGAGGATTCTAGGGTAAGTAATTATATAAATGTACTTACAAATAAAGGATGGAAGGCGATAAATTATACACCTGGTTATCGTAAACGTTATCCATATCAAGAATATCAAAATTGGAATGATGAGAGTGCACATGAGGTTATTGGTCAGGAATTTGATAACGTAGTTGTTGTAATGGATTCTAACTTTCTTTACGATGAAAAAAATCGTCTAATTAGCAGAAATTATTATTATGATAATACTAAAATGCTCTTTCAAATGGTAACAAGAGCTAGAAAAAAACTCCATATCATTATTATCGATAATGAGGAAGTTTTAGAGAAATGTTTGAGTATTTTGCAATCTAAGAAAAGTAGCTAA
- the cas1b gene encoding type I-B CRISPR-associated endonuclease Cas1b, translated as MLRDFYILSNGRMKRKDNTFYFINEEEKKKSLPIEQIDNLYVFGQVDLNTTLLNLLNQHQVHVHFFNYYGFYSGSFVPREGNLSGFTLVQQSAHYLDISKRMTLAKAFISAAVFHMLRTLKGYKQITDEMLEQIIQITSQIPQVTSIQQLMGIEGLIRQHYYALFNSILPPEFSFHKRSKRPPNDEINALISFGNSLCYTTVLSEIYKTQLNPTISYLHEPSAKRFSLSLDISEIFKPLIVDPLIFTLINKKMINLNHFEKIDKIVLLNEKGRKKFLQAWENKISQTVIHRRLKRKVSYRYFIRLECYKLIKHMIGDESYKPLKAWW; from the coding sequence ATGTTAAGAGACTTCTATATTCTTTCAAACGGAAGAATGAAAAGAAAAGATAATACATTTTATTTCATTAATGAAGAAGAAAAAAAGAAATCATTGCCGATTGAACAAATTGATAATTTGTATGTTTTTGGACAAGTAGACTTGAATACAACTTTACTTAACTTGTTGAATCAGCATCAGGTTCATGTCCATTTCTTTAATTATTATGGTTTTTATAGTGGCAGCTTTGTGCCTCGTGAAGGGAACTTATCTGGTTTTACATTAGTACAGCAAAGCGCTCATTACTTAGATATAAGTAAACGTATGACATTAGCAAAAGCATTTATTTCAGCAGCTGTATTCCATATGCTTCGGACTCTAAAAGGATATAAACAGATAACTGATGAAATGTTAGAACAAATAATTCAAATAACCTCTCAAATCCCACAGGTAACTTCTATTCAACAACTCATGGGGATTGAAGGTCTTATTCGTCAGCATTATTATGCTCTATTTAATAGTATCCTACCTCCAGAGTTTTCGTTTCATAAACGTTCCAAGCGACCTCCAAACGATGAGATCAATGCATTAATTTCATTTGGTAACAGTTTATGCTATACAACAGTATTATCTGAAATTTATAAAACTCAATTAAATCCAACGATTAGCTACTTGCATGAGCCATCAGCAAAGCGCTTTTCACTAAGTTTGGACATCTCTGAAATTTTCAAACCACTGATTGTTGACCCATTAATTTTTACACTTATTAATAAAAAGATGATTAACTTAAATCATTTTGAGAAGATTGATAAGATAGTTTTACTAAATGAGAAGGGGCGGAAAAAATTTTTACAAGCATGGGAAAATAAAATAAGTCAGACTGTGATACATCGCCGTTTAAAGCGTAAAGTATCATATCGCTATTTCATTCGCTTAGAGTGTTATAAACTCATTAAACATATGATTGGAGATGAATCATATAAACCCTTAAAAGCCTGGTGGTGA